A window of the Arachis duranensis cultivar V14167 chromosome 5, aradu.V14167.gnm2.J7QH, whole genome shotgun sequence genome harbors these coding sequences:
- the LOC107488068 gene encoding protein DETOXIFICATION 49 → MCKLSSSSTATTMCMRECNEGQEGKTPDMLTHLIPKTPTTTQKPHKNNTTNHLSEAIKEAKCIAKISLPMVLTGLLLYSRSVISMIFLGRLGDLALAGGSLAIGFANITGYSLLSGLAVGMDPICGQAFGAKRYKLLGLTMQRTVLLLLLTSTFIAALWLNMKKILLFCGQQHDIATEAQSFILFSLPDLLAQSLLHPLRIYLRTQSITLPLTYTALLSILLHVPINYLLVSVLGLGIRGIALGAVWTNFNLVASLIIYIWVSGIHTKTWTGVSSECFKGWKQLLSLAIPSCVSVCLEWWWYEIMILLCGLLINPQATVASMGVLIQTTALIYIFPSSLSFGVSTRVGNELGAGNPKRAKLAAIVGLCFSFLLGFSALVFAISVRNVWASMFTKDSQIIALTSMVLPIIGLCELGNCPQTTVCGVLRGTARPKLGANINLGCFYLVGMPIAVWLSFYGGFDFKGLWLGLLGAQGSCMVTMTFVLVLTNWEAQALRAKDLTSSQDVAQPNFAEDDEQEHCKCSLISSKQFSDSLV, encoded by the coding sequence ATGTGCAAGTTATCATCATCTTCCACAGCTACAACTATGTGTATGCGTGAATGCAATGAAGGGCAAGAAGGAAAAACCCCTGACATGCTTACTCATTTGATCCCTAAAACCCCAACAACAACACAAAAGCCCCACAAAAACAACACAACCAATCATTTATCAGAAGCAATCAAAGAAGCAAAGTGCATAGCCAAGATATCGTTACCCATGGTCCTAACTGGCCTACTACTTTACTCTCGCTCCGTCATTTCCATGATCTTCCTCGGCCGCCTCGGCGACCTTGCCTTGGCCGGAGGCTCTCTAGCCATTGGATTCGCCAACATCACCGGCTACTCTCTTCTCTCCGGCCTCGCCGTCGGCATGGACCCAATCTGCGGCCAGGCTTTTGGCGCCAAAAGGTACAAGCTCTTGGGCCTCACCATGCAGAGGACAGtgcttctcctcctcctcactTCAACCTTCATTGCCGCTCTTTGGCTTAACATGAAAAAGATTCTCCTCTTTTGTGGCCAGCAACACGACATAGCCACCGAAGCTCAATCCTtcattctcttctctcttcccgatctccttgcgcAATCGCTGCTCCATCCCCTCAGAATCTATCTCAGAACCCAATCCATAACTCTCCCTCTTACATACACCGCGCTTCTTTCGATTCTTCTCCACGTCCCAATCAACTACCTACTAGTCTCTGTTCTTGGCCTTGGAATCAGAGGAATCGCGTTAGGCGCTGTTTGGACGAACTTCAACCTTGTGGCGTCTCTGATTATCTACATATGGGTTTCAGGGATTCACACCAAGACATGGACCGGTGTTTCTTCTGAATGCTTCAAGGGATGGAAGCAACTACTGAGTCTCGCGATTCCTAGCTGCGTCTCTGTGTgcttggaatggtggtggtacGAGATTATGATCTTACTCTGCGGCTTGTTGATCAATCCTCAAGCAACCGTTGCGTCAATGGGGGTTTTGATCCAAACAACTGCATTGATATACATTTTCCCATCTTCGTTGAGCTTCGGCGTGTCTACAAGAGTTGGAAACGAACTTGGTGCAGGGAATCCCAAGAGAGCGAAGCTTGCAGCAATTGTGGGACTCTGTTTCAGCTTCTTATTGGGATTCTCCGCATTGGTGTTTGCAATTTCGGTGAGGAACGTGTGGGCTTCGATGTTCACAAAGGATTCACAGATCATTGCTCTAACGTCAATGGTGTTGCCGATCATAGGGCTGTGCGAGCTCGGAAACTGTCCTCAAACGACGGTTTGCGGTGTTCTGAGGGGAACGGCAAGACCAAAACTGGGAGCCAACATAAACTTAGGTTGCTTTTACCTTGTGGGAATGCCCATTGCGGTTTGGTTAAGCTTCTATGGTGGTTTTGACTTTAAAGGATTGTGGCTTGGCCTATTGGGTGCTCAGGGTTCATGTATGGTGACTATGACGTTTGTTTTGGTTCTAACCAATTGGGAAGCTCAAGCACTTAGAGCAAAGGATCTTACTTCTTCTCAGGATGTGGCGCAACCAAATTTCGCAGAGGATGATGAACAAGAACATTGCAAATGCTCTCTGATTTCGTCAAAACAATTCTCTGATTCTTTAGTTTGA
- the LOC107488067 gene encoding peptidyl-prolyl cis-trans isomerase Pin1, giving the protein MSLSSNRHGGDGGEVRASHILVKHQGSRRKASWKDPEGQVIKNTTRDSAVSQLKAFRDDIVSGKAKFEDIASRFSDCSSAKRGGDLGPFGRGQMQKPFEEATYALKVGEISDIVDTDSGVHIIMRTG; this is encoded by the exons atgTCGTTGTCTAGCAACAGACACGGTGGTGATGGAGGTGAGGTTAGGGCATCGCACATACTGGTGAAGCACCAAGGTTCGCGGCGCAAGGCGTCGTGGAAGGATCCAGAAGGCCAGGTCATCAAAAACACCACCAGAGACAGCGCCGTCTCTCAGCTAAAGGCCTTCCGTGACGACATCGTTTCTGGCAAAGCCAAGTTTGAGGACATCGCCTCTCGCTTCTCCGATTGCAGCTCTGCTAAGCGCGGCGGCGATCTCG GTCCTTTTGGCCGTGGCCAGATGCAGAAGCCTTTTGAAGAAGCAACTTACGCTCTGAAAGTTGGTGAGATAAGCGACATAGTGGATACTGATAGTGGAGTTCACATAATCATGAGAACAGGTTGA